A region from the Alnus glutinosa chromosome 5, dhAlnGlut1.1, whole genome shotgun sequence genome encodes:
- the LOC133869210 gene encoding uncharacterized protein LOC133869210, with product MADEGEGSSQGIRTEAIPDVAQMFQDMARQFVTAITDYRSEIPRDGEQGCPFKRFERLNIPMFDGKQGPIESENWLVDVEEILQLAGCTEEQKVQYTTYRLSGEAKRWWNAKKVLLVQELGNERAISWERFQKEFLQHYFPKILRDARAREFMDLTQGNMTVAQYAARFNELARFAPYLVADEENRVRKFEQGLNQRILDRVICFEIRDFVELVNKASLAEDSIKKNALAMADSRKRIAPPVRNNQPSWKRRQNGNNHRAKFEEGRSAPFNSMLCPKCNRPHQGQCRMGTNVCFRCGQTGHFVRDCPKAKEGDKPQQKGSGQKQFTQARVYALTPGDAETENEVVTDLV from the exons ATGGCTGACGAAGGAGAAGGATCATCGCAAGGCATAAGGACCGAAGCTATCCCTGATGTGGCTCAAATGTTTCAAGATATGGCTAGACAGTTCGTCACAGCCATAACCGACTACAGAAGCGAGATACCTCGCGACGGGGAGCAAGGTTGCCCATTCAAAAGGTTTGAAAGGCTTAACATTCCGATGTTTGACGGGAAACAAGGTCCTATAGAGTCTGAGAATTGGCTAGTAGACGTTGAAGAAATATTACAGCTGGCAGGATGTACAGAGGAGCAGAAGGTACAATATACCACTTACAGACTGTCTGGTGAAGCCAAACGATGGTGGAATGCTAAGAAAGTTCTACTAGTCCAAGAATTAGGAAATGAAAGGGCGATCTCCTGGGAGCGTTTTCAAAAGGAGTTCCTTCAGCATTATTTTCCTAAAATCCTCAGAGACGCTAGAGCACGGGAATTTATGGACCTCACCCAAGGGAATATGACGGTTGCCCAGTATGCTGCTCGATTTAATGAATTAGCTCGATTCGCGCCATACTTAGTAGCAGATGAAGAAAACCGAGTGAGGAAGTTCGAACAAGGCCTCAATCAACGAATCCTTGATCGGGTCATATGTTTTGAAATCAGAGATTTTGTGGAGTTAGTCAACAAAGCATCCTTGGCCGAAGACAGCATTAAGAAGAATGCTCTAGCAATGGCAGACTCAAGAAAAAGGATTGCACCTCCTGTGAGGAATAATCAACCATCGTGGAAACGAAGACAAAATGGGAATAACCATAGAGCTAAATTCGAAGAAGGCAGATCAGCCCCATTCAATAGTATGCTCTGTCCTAAATGTAATCGTCCTCACCAAGGACAATGTCGTATGGGGACTAATGTTTGTTTTCGATGTGGTCAAACCGGACATTTTGTACGAGACTGCCCCAAGGCAAAGGAGGGAGACAAACCTCAGCAAAAGGGAAGCGGACAGAAACAATTTACCCAGGCTAGGGTATATGCTCTCACTCCTGGCGATGCAGAAACTGAAAATGAAGTGGTGACAG ATTTAGTCTAA